In Natator depressus isolate rNatDep1 chromosome 9, rNatDep2.hap1, whole genome shotgun sequence, a single genomic region encodes these proteins:
- the LOC141993787 gene encoding uncharacterized protein LOC141993787 — protein sequence MGRPRENPDSTASPRQAATVPKATPAAPRSSASSTQAKTTPTASRPKSAQAAGSSGTSRAQTDKPTSSTTARRAGQSSSQSRATAAHGSDPGDTKISYRVTAKNPSVSSGRKPCSTTAKAPAGVDPCLERNQSSRSRANTTGRGKASKFPSLLTTEDVVKVERETRGQRDNPKWYEWRKNRITASVAPRIANSKFVNGKSSEVPQSYLKAVVSSGSKVQTPAMSWGTQNEKKAVQAYEELQSRRTGRPVKVEECGLFIHQEKEWLAASPDGIIREADTGKLLGLLEVKCPYKHRDKTVKEACKDKAFCLEVDGESYSLKRNHPYYTQVQCQLATTGFDSADFVVHTNKDTVITSVDFDAVFWERTEPKLEKFYMEAVIPHLEEKRSNSVWAREE from the coding sequence ATGGGGAGACCCAGGGAAAACCCTGACAGCACAGCCTCACCTCGTCAGGCTGCAACTGTGCCCAAAGCCACCCCAGCAGCACCTCGTTCCTCTGCCTCCTCTACCCAGGCCAAGacaacacccacagccagccgaCCGAAGAGTGCTCAGGCTGCTGGGAGTTCAGGTACCAGCAGGGCACAGACAGACAAGCCAAccagcagcaccactgccagaAGAGCTGGGCAAAGCTCTTCCCAATCAAGGGCCActgcagcacatggcagtgaTCCAGGAGACACCAAGATAAGCTACAGAGTGACAGCTAAGAACCCCTCAGTGAGTAGTGGAAGGAAACCCTGCTCCACAACAGCTAAAGCACCTGCCGGTGTCGACCCCTGCCTGGAAAGGAATCAATCCAGTCGCTCTCGGGCCAATACCACTGGCCGGGGCAAAGCAAGCAAATTTCCCTCCCTGCTGACAACAGAAGATGTGGTGAAAGTAGAGAGGGAAACCCGGGGCCAGAGAGACAATCCCAAGTGGTATGAGTGGCGGAAAAACCGCATCACTGCCTCAGTCGCACCCAGGATTGCTAACAGCAAGTTTGTCAATGGCAAGAGCTCAGAGGTGCCCCAGTCTTACCTTAAGGCCGTGGTGAGCTCTGGTTCCAAAGTGCAGACACCAGCCATGTCCTGGGGCACCCAAAACGAGAAAAAGGCAGTGCAGGCATATGAGGAGCTCCAATCCAGGAGGACAGGTAGGCCCGTGAAGGTGGAGGAGTGTGGCCTCTTCATTCACCAAGAGAAGGAGTGGCTCGCAGCCAGCCCAGATGGAATTATCAGAGAAGCAGATACAGGGAAGCTACTGGGGCTGCTGGAGGTCAAGTGTCCCTATAagcacagagacaagacagtgaAAGAGGCCTGTAAGGACAAAGCCTTCTGCCTGGAAGTGGATGGTGAGTCCTACTCCTTGAAGAGAAACCATCCCTACTACACTCAGGTGCAGTGCCAGCTGGCAACAACGGGCTTTGACAGTGCTGATTTTGTGGTTCACACCAACAAAGATACAGTCATCACCTCAGTGGACTTTGATGCAGTGTTCTGGGAGAGAACTGAGCCCAAGCTGGAGAAGTTCTACATGGAGGCTGTGATTCCCCACCTGGAGGAGAAGAGAAGCAATTCAGTTTGGGCTAGGGAAGAATAA